A single window of Salvia splendens isolate huo1 chromosome 8, SspV2, whole genome shotgun sequence DNA harbors:
- the LOC121743321 gene encoding chaperone protein dnaJ 20, chloroplastic-like, with translation MNSKILQSGPKSAVYTIPKPNQSTEARIPQSISFASHASSSRITVKSPFGPKRARIPTRIEAVTAGTAESLYEVLGIGESVSSVSDIKKAYKKMARKYHPDVSPPERLDENTRRFIMVKEAYEILSNPKRRALYDRNLAGGHAQEIEENEEWKMRWQSQLDELKRRSNDISRRERMSWGERMRSHIL, from the exons ATGAACTCGAAAATCTTACAATCCGGCCCGAAATCAGCAGTTTACACAATCCCAAAGCCCAATCAATCGACCGAAGCCCGCATCCCGCAATCGATTTCCTTCGCGTCACACGCGTCAAGTTCTAGAATCACGGTAAAGAGCCCGTTCGGGCCGAAGAGGGCCCGAATCCCGACCCGAATCGAGGCTGTAACTGCAGGAACCGCAGAATCGCTGTACGAAGTGCTGGGAATTGGAGAGAGCGTGAGTTCGGTTTCCGACATTAAGAAAGCGTACAAGAAAATGGCGAGAAAGTACCATCCGGACGTTTCGCCACCGGAGAGATTGGACGAGAACACGAGGAGGTTTATAATGGTGAAAGAGGCTTATGAGATTTTATCCAATCCAAAGAGGAGAGCTCTCTATGATCGGAATCTCGCCGGTGGCCATGCTCag GAAATTGAAGAAAATGAGGAGTGGAAAATGAGGTGGCAGTCTCAGTTAGACGAGTTGAAGAGAAGAAGTAATGATATTTCTAGAAGAGAGAGAATGTCATGGGGGGAACGAATGCGTAGTCATAtactataa